Proteins from a genomic interval of Verrucomicrobium sp.:
- a CDS encoding metallophosphoesterase family protein, producing the protein MRYGVFSDVHANLEALEAVVNDMYAQGVEVPVCLGDIVGYNADPGACLDRIRALDGPVVRGNHDQEAVGGHPATHFNALAEAGVAYSRKQLSLSQKFYLVELPLQLRLSGFSLVHASQRDPEGWEYVTHAEAAAANLAVQETPLCFFGHTHVPHLFAQEPGGRVAEYFYQKAELDPLKRYFVNVGSVGQPRDGDWRASYAIYDSTAQTLELRRIPYAIERAQAKIVAAGLPPELAERLRRAR; encoded by the coding sequence GTGAGATACGGGGTCTTCAGCGACGTCCACGCCAACCTCGAGGCGCTGGAGGCGGTGGTGAACGACATGTACGCCCAGGGCGTCGAGGTGCCGGTCTGCCTGGGGGACATCGTCGGCTACAACGCCGATCCGGGCGCGTGCCTCGACCGCATCCGCGCGCTGGACGGCCCCGTCGTCCGGGGCAATCACGACCAGGAGGCCGTCGGCGGCCATCCGGCGACCCATTTCAACGCGTTGGCGGAGGCGGGCGTCGCCTACAGCCGGAAGCAGCTCTCCCTCTCGCAGAAGTTCTACCTGGTGGAGCTGCCGCTCCAGCTGCGGCTAAGCGGCTTTAGCCTAGTCCACGCCAGCCAACGGGACCCGGAGGGGTGGGAATACGTCACCCACGCGGAGGCGGCCGCCGCCAACCTGGCCGTGCAGGAGACGCCGCTCTGCTTCTTTGGCCATACGCACGTGCCCCATCTCTTCGCCCAGGAGCCGGGCGGCCGGGTGGCCGAATACTTCTACCAAAAGGCGGAGCTCGATCCCCTCAAGCGCTACTTCGTCAACGTCGGCAGCGTCGGCCAGCCCCGGGACGGCGATTGGCGGGCCTCCTACGCCATTTATGACAGCACCGCGCAGACCCTGGAGCTGCGGCGCATCCCCTACGCCATCGAGCGGGCCCAGGCGAAGATCGTCGCCGCAGGCCTTCCCCCGGAACTGGCGGAGCGCCTCCGCCGGGCGCGCTGA
- a CDS encoding biopolymer transporter ExbD: MRVRRRRRGGSAAVFERDAEFEFQVAPMADLLFVLLVFFMSVSSVDALRRQKPVVLPAAAQQAARAGAAHEAVVTLDARGNCTGEGRALAGADDVRAWLRARREGDAALRVVLRADKACPYKAVAEVMKLCAAARIPEVTFAVRAGK; this comes from the coding sequence ATGAGGGTGCGCAGGCGCCGCCGGGGCGGCTCGGCCGCCGTCTTCGAGCGGGACGCCGAGTTCGAGTTCCAGGTCGCGCCGATGGCGGACCTCCTCTTCGTCCTCCTGGTTTTCTTCATGAGCGTGAGCAGCGTGGACGCGCTGCGGCGGCAGAAGCCGGTGGTCTTGCCCGCCGCGGCGCAGCAGGCGGCGCGGGCGGGCGCCGCGCATGAGGCGGTGGTGACGCTCGACGCGCGGGGCAACTGCACCGGCGAAGGCCGCGCGCTGGCCGGCGCGGACGACGTGCGCGCCTGGCTGCGCGCGCGGCGGGAGGGGGACGCGGCTCTGCGCGTCGTCCTGCGCGCGGACAAGGCCTGTCCCTACAAGGCCGTTGCGGAGGTGATGAAGCTCTGCGCGGCCGCGCGCATTCCGGAGGTCACCTTCGCGGTGAGGGCGGGAAAATGA
- a CDS encoding ABC transporter permease subunit, producing the protein MSSLRRVAAIAAASFLEAARQRVFLLLLLCALLAIGGARALGGIAFEEEFKFLKDFGLGAMAVFGAVFAVVGAAQAVQAEIEQRTLALVLARPVGRGEFLWGKFLGLAAVLLASLALMGAALAAVLFLRSRELAALPGTDPDAAREILRQGCDPALLQAWLLVAGKVCLTAGVALAVAACATSVFYTVAVTFLIYLAGHLEGVAREAWLGGGGATLAQKLFLGAVAVLLPDFGAFGLVDDLAAGGTAPWKEIASLLGYTAVYLVVILTAAQLLFQRREW; encoded by the coding sequence ATGAGTTCCCTCCGCCGCGTCGCCGCGATCGCCGCCGCTTCCTTTTTGGAAGCGGCCCGGCAGCGGGTCTTCCTCCTGCTTCTTCTCTGCGCGCTGCTGGCCATCGGCGGGGCGCGGGCGCTGGGCGGCATCGCTTTCGAGGAGGAGTTCAAGTTTCTGAAGGACTTCGGCCTCGGCGCGATGGCGGTCTTCGGCGCGGTCTTCGCCGTCGTCGGCGCGGCCCAGGCGGTGCAGGCGGAGATCGAGCAGCGGACGCTCGCCCTCGTCCTGGCCCGGCCGGTCGGGCGAGGGGAATTCCTCTGGGGCAAGTTCCTGGGCCTGGCCGCGGTCCTCCTGGCCTCGCTGGCGCTCATGGGCGCGGCGCTGGCCGCCGTCCTCTTCCTCCGCAGCCGGGAGCTGGCCGCCCTGCCCGGCACCGATCCCGACGCGGCGCGGGAGATCCTGCGCCAGGGCTGCGACCCCGCGCTCCTCCAGGCGTGGCTCCTCGTCGCGGGGAAGGTCTGCCTCACCGCGGGCGTCGCCCTGGCGGTGGCGGCCTGCGCCACCTCGGTCTTCTACACCGTCGCCGTCACCTTCCTCATCTACCTGGCCGGACACCTGGAAGGGGTGGCGCGGGAGGCGTGGCTGGGCGGCGGCGGGGCGACGCTGGCGCAAAAGCTCTTCCTCGGCGCGGTGGCGGTCCTCCTGCCGGACTTCGGCGCCTTCGGCCTGGTCGACGACCTGGCGGCGGGCGGCACGGCCCCCTGGAAAGAAATCGCGAGCCTTTTGGGCTACACGGCGGTTTATCTGGTCGTGATCCTGACGGCGGCCCAATTGCTTTTCCAACGGAGGGAGTGGTGA
- a CDS encoding biopolymer transporter ExbD, whose translation MRRRHAWEEEERDFGLQIAPLLDLLFVMLLFFMVTAGSHRAEKELPLDLSAEKKPAAGGSAAPEKTVRVEIAANGKIAVDGRQVPAEALSMRLRELHAAAGGVLVAPDARARQEHVVAALEACAAAGVARVALAEPSGV comes from the coding sequence ATGAGGCGCCGCCACGCGTGGGAGGAAGAGGAGCGCGACTTCGGTTTGCAGATCGCGCCGCTCCTTGACCTGCTCTTCGTGATGCTCCTTTTTTTCATGGTCACGGCGGGCTCGCACCGCGCGGAGAAGGAGCTGCCGCTCGACCTGTCCGCTGAAAAAAAACCGGCGGCGGGCGGAAGCGCCGCGCCGGAAAAAACGGTGCGCGTGGAGATCGCGGCGAACGGAAAGATCGCGGTCGACGGAAGGCAGGTGCCCGCGGAAGCCCTGTCCATGCGGCTTCGAGAGCTTCATGCGGCGGCGGGCGGCGTGCTCGTCGCGCCGGATGCGCGCGCGCGGCAGGAACATGTCGTCGCCGCGCTGGAGGCGTGCGCGGCGGCGGGCGTCGCGCGCGTGGCCCTGGCGGAGCCGTCGGGAGTGTGA
- the gyrB gene encoding DNA topoisomerase (ATP-hydrolyzing) subunit B — protein MATANLEVYDASKIDKLEGLEAVRKRPGMYIGHTDERGLHHCVFEVLDNSIDEHLAGHCQRIEVTVHVDGSITIKDDGRGIPVDIHPKFKIPAVELVLTNLHAGGKFGQGAYKYSGGLHGVGAKCVNALSEWFEVEISRDSKVYFMSFEQGKTIKKLEVIGKSRSTGTQITFKPDAEIFTITTEFKFELLANRLRELAFLNPGLEIVLSDERAEEGAEIRSEKFLFKNGIEEFVKQFAQNRQPLHPKPIVLAKQKDEIILDTVLQYNDGFNEQILCYTNGIPNPDGGTHLSGFRTALTRSINQYAKSNNLLKDKDPAITGDDVREGLVCVLSLKHPHPSFESQTKVKLVNPDAEGVVSSCVYEGLMSFFDSNPGVAKRVVEKGLTAARAREAARKAREAVRKTAMTGGGLPGKLADCSSRNPEDSELFIVEGDSAGGSAKQGRNRQYQAILPIRGKLINVEKARLDKVLQNEEIRTMITAVGTGIGIGEGEGAFNLARLRYHKVIIMTDADVDGSHIRTLLLTFFFRQMPELVRQGYVYIAQPPLYLVTRRKKEQYIDSDQELNRILIELGAADVRVVDLARKKELTPKQLTEVLDLLEALDKFKQAIERHGGDFDAYIDARKGGDLPRHLVKIREGNTEAVHYFPTESELAKFAEQNADLSLFGSAAEPAEGEEAAAAPAAKADKNGAASKRRVLHVELHESKAVAEILQKLAQKGLEVEHYSAQDAPLFELIEGEGNSEKRHPLFSTADILTRIKEIGRSGLEIKRFKGLGEMNPKQLFETTMDPTRRKLMKVEVSDAIEAEDIFTKLMGDEVEPRRRFIEDNALNVRNLDV, from the coding sequence ATGGCCACCGCGAACCTAGAAGTCTACGACGCCTCAAAAATCGACAAACTCGAAGGGTTGGAGGCAGTCCGCAAGCGGCCCGGCATGTACATCGGCCACACGGACGAGCGCGGCCTGCACCACTGCGTCTTCGAAGTCCTGGACAACTCCATCGACGAGCATCTGGCCGGCCATTGCCAGCGCATCGAGGTGACCGTCCACGTCGACGGCTCCATCACCATCAAGGACGACGGGCGCGGCATCCCCGTCGACATCCACCCGAAGTTCAAGATCCCCGCCGTGGAGCTGGTGCTGACCAACCTCCACGCCGGCGGCAAATTCGGCCAGGGCGCCTATAAATACTCCGGCGGCCTCCACGGCGTCGGCGCCAAGTGCGTCAACGCCCTCTCCGAGTGGTTCGAGGTCGAGATCTCCCGCGACAGCAAGGTCTACTTCATGAGCTTCGAGCAGGGGAAGACGATCAAGAAGCTCGAAGTCATCGGCAAGAGCCGCTCCACCGGCACCCAGATCACCTTCAAGCCGGACGCCGAGATCTTCACCATCACCACCGAGTTCAAGTTCGAGCTCCTGGCCAACCGCTTGCGCGAGCTGGCCTTCCTCAACCCCGGCCTGGAGATCGTCCTCTCCGACGAGCGCGCCGAGGAGGGCGCCGAGATCCGCTCGGAAAAGTTCCTCTTCAAGAACGGCATCGAGGAATTCGTGAAGCAGTTCGCCCAGAACCGCCAGCCCCTCCACCCGAAGCCCATCGTCCTGGCCAAGCAAAAGGACGAGATCATCCTCGACACCGTCCTTCAGTACAACGACGGCTTCAACGAGCAGATCCTCTGCTACACCAACGGCATCCCCAACCCGGACGGCGGCACCCACCTCTCCGGCTTCCGCACCGCGCTGACCCGCTCCATCAACCAATACGCCAAGTCCAACAACCTGCTGAAGGACAAGGACCCCGCCATCACCGGCGACGACGTGCGCGAGGGCCTCGTCTGCGTCCTTTCCCTGAAGCACCCCCACCCCAGCTTCGAGTCCCAGACGAAGGTGAAGCTGGTCAACCCGGACGCCGAGGGCGTCGTCTCCTCCTGCGTCTACGAGGGGCTCATGTCCTTCTTCGACTCCAACCCCGGCGTGGCCAAGCGCGTCGTGGAAAAGGGCCTGACCGCCGCCCGCGCCCGCGAGGCCGCCCGCAAGGCCCGCGAGGCCGTGCGCAAGACCGCCATGACCGGCGGCGGCCTTCCCGGCAAGCTGGCGGACTGCTCCAGCCGCAACCCGGAAGACTCCGAGCTGTTCATCGTCGAGGGCGACTCCGCGGGCGGCTCCGCCAAGCAGGGCCGCAACCGCCAATACCAGGCCATCCTCCCCATCCGCGGCAAGCTCATCAACGTGGAGAAGGCCCGCCTGGACAAAGTCCTCCAGAACGAGGAAATCCGCACCATGATCACCGCCGTGGGCACCGGCATCGGCATTGGAGAGGGAGAGGGCGCCTTCAACCTGGCCCGCCTGCGCTACCACAAGGTCATCATCATGACCGATGCCGACGTCGACGGCTCCCACATCCGCACCCTCCTCCTCACCTTCTTCTTCCGCCAGATGCCGGAGCTGGTCCGCCAGGGCTACGTCTACATCGCCCAGCCGCCGCTCTACCTGGTCACCCGCCGCAAGAAGGAGCAATACATCGACAGCGACCAGGAGCTCAACCGCATCCTCATCGAGCTGGGCGCGGCCGACGTCCGCGTCGTCGACCTGGCCCGCAAGAAGGAGCTGACCCCCAAGCAGCTCACCGAAGTCCTCGACCTCCTGGAAGCCCTCGACAAGTTCAAGCAGGCCATCGAGCGCCACGGCGGCGACTTCGACGCCTACATCGACGCGCGCAAGGGCGGCGACCTCCCCCGCCACCTCGTGAAGATCCGCGAGGGGAACACGGAGGCCGTCCACTACTTCCCCACGGAATCGGAGCTGGCCAAATTCGCCGAGCAGAACGCCGACCTCTCCCTCTTCGGCTCCGCCGCGGAGCCCGCCGAAGGCGAGGAAGCCGCCGCCGCCCCCGCCGCCAAGGCGGACAAGAACGGCGCCGCCTCCAAGCGCCGCGTCCTCCACGTGGAACTGCACGAGAGCAAGGCCGTGGCCGAGATCCTGCAGAAGCTGGCCCAGAAGGGGCTGGAGGTGGAGCACTACTCCGCCCAAGACGCCCCCCTCTTCGAGCTGATCGAAGGCGAGGGCAACAGCGAGAAGCGCCACCCCCTCTTCTCCACCGCCGACATCCTGACCCGCATCAAGGAAATCGGCCGCAGCGGCCTGGAGATCAAGCGATTCAAGGGCCTCGGCGAAATGAACCCGAAGCAGCTCTTCGAGACGACGATGGACCCGACCCGCCGCAAGCTGATGAAAGTGGAGGTCTCCGACGCCATCGAGGCGGAGGACATCTTCACCAAGCTGATGGGCGACGAAGTCGAGCCGCGCCGCCGCTTCATCGAGGACAACGCGCTGAACGTCCGCAACCTGGACGTGTAG
- a CDS encoding MotA/TolQ/ExbB proton channel family protein, which translates to MRRALFISLSAAFLPSPAFAQDGSAALAGGATLGDFLGHAGPVFWICVLLAAVVTALAVEGFLKWRFRALVPAEEQAQLAAFLAAGAYMEAWEYCRARRSFFSAVAAAGLERMGRGRDAVEFALEDAAIEQAVLLRTPLHYLSAIGVVAPMIGLAGTVLGMIRALAAMAQSGTGDYAALSGAIGQVLVSTEAGLAVAIPAFGFYYFFKARAQVAVLQAERVLFALFDQVPYESLGSSQ; encoded by the coding sequence ATGCGCCGCGCCCTTTTCATTTCCCTTTCCGCCGCGTTCCTTCCGTCCCCGGCCTTCGCGCAGGACGGAAGCGCCGCGCTGGCCGGCGGCGCCACCCTGGGCGATTTCCTGGGCCACGCGGGGCCGGTCTTCTGGATCTGCGTCCTCCTGGCCGCCGTCGTCACCGCGCTGGCGGTGGAGGGCTTTCTCAAATGGCGCTTCCGCGCCCTGGTGCCCGCGGAAGAGCAGGCGCAGCTGGCCGCCTTCCTGGCCGCCGGGGCCTACATGGAGGCGTGGGAGTATTGCCGCGCCCGGCGCTCCTTCTTCTCCGCCGTCGCCGCCGCGGGGCTGGAGCGGATGGGCCGGGGGCGCGATGCCGTCGAGTTCGCCCTGGAGGACGCGGCGATCGAGCAGGCGGTCCTCCTGCGCACGCCGCTCCACTATCTTTCCGCCATCGGCGTCGTCGCGCCCATGATCGGCCTGGCCGGGACGGTCCTGGGCATGATCCGCGCCTTGGCCGCGATGGCCCAGTCCGGAACGGGAGACTATGCCGCGCTTTCCGGGGCGATCGGGCAGGTCCTTGTCTCCACGGAGGCGGGGCTGGCCGTCGCCATTCCCGCCTTCGGCTTCTACTACTTCTTCAAGGCGCGCGCGCAGGTGGCCGTGCTGCAGGCGGAGCGGGTCCTCTTCGCCCTCTTTGACCAGGTTCCCTACGAGAGCCTGGGCTCCTCCCAATGA
- a CDS encoding aminotransferase class III-fold pyridoxal phosphate-dependent enzyme, protein MREPLFDGFRGGLERTFFHGHSYSGNQLGCAAALANLDLFEEEQTLSKVARGAAILKEASQAFWELPQTGDVRQEGMVLAVELVRDRATREPFPSQDRLAHRINERARAKGLLARGLGATLFLIPPYCSTEEELRRMVAALLASAREVLN, encoded by the coding sequence GTGCGCGAGCCGCTCTTCGACGGTTTTCGCGGCGGCCTGGAGCGGACGTTCTTCCACGGCCACAGCTACTCGGGCAACCAGCTGGGCTGCGCGGCGGCGCTGGCCAACCTGGACCTCTTTGAGGAGGAGCAAACCCTTTCCAAGGTGGCGCGCGGCGCGGCGATTCTAAAAGAAGCCAGCCAGGCCTTCTGGGAGCTGCCGCAGACCGGCGACGTACGGCAGGAGGGCATGGTGCTGGCCGTGGAGCTGGTGCGCGACCGCGCCACCCGGGAACCTTTCCCGTCCCAGGACCGGCTGGCGCACCGGATCAACGAACGGGCCCGCGCCAAGGGCCTCCTGGCCCGCGGCCTGGGCGCGACGCTCTTTCTCATCCCGCCCTACTGCTCAACGGAGGAGGAACTGCGGCGGATGGTCGCGGCGCTCCTGGCCTCCGCGCGCGAGGTGTTGAATTAG
- a CDS encoding DUF4142 domain-containing protein, giving the protein MNKLNLLHAAIVSASLFLGAGAALAVTPLSPADQAFLKNAYQTGLFEIKSGTYAGDNAENSSVRDLGKDIASDHTSLNKKLADFAQDHGYALPTDLTSTTVKKVSAFSALSGTALDKAYLKSVSGKHEEAILAYKKESATTSNADLRELINGALPTLKDHAEKAELLNTKLAAR; this is encoded by the coding sequence ATGAACAAACTTAATCTGCTTCATGCGGCGATCGTTTCGGCATCCCTGTTCCTTGGCGCGGGCGCGGCCCTGGCGGTCACGCCACTCTCCCCCGCGGACCAGGCATTCCTAAAAAACGCCTACCAAACCGGCCTTTTCGAAATCAAAAGCGGCACCTATGCCGGGGACAACGCGGAGAACAGTTCCGTGCGCGACTTGGGCAAGGACATCGCCTCCGACCACACCTCCCTCAACAAAAAGCTGGCCGACTTTGCCCAGGACCACGGCTACGCCCTTCCCACCGACCTCACTTCGACGACGGTGAAGAAGGTGTCCGCCTTTTCCGCCCTTTCCGGCACCGCCCTGGACAAGGCCTACCTGAAATCGGTGAGCGGCAAGCATGAGGAGGCGATCCTGGCCTACAAGAAGGAGTCGGCGACGACGAGCAACGCCGACCTGCGCGAGCTGATCAACGGCGCCCTTCCCACCCTGAAGGACCACGCCGAAAAAGCGGAGCTGCTCAACACCAAGCTGGCCGCCCGCTAG
- a CDS encoding DUF4142 domain-containing protein, which translates to MIKLNHLHIAVLSASLLFGGAASALADSTPLSSTDKAFLKSAVQGGLFEIKTGDYAAENAKYDDVQDLGKTLASDHASLNKKLISFAEDHGYSVPADASAVTKTKVGALTVLSGGAFDAAYLKALKSAHKTDIKAFKEEAANGNNSDLRSLAKDALPTLKHHYKEVRTVEEKLDSKD; encoded by the coding sequence ATGATCAAGCTTAACCACCTCCACATCGCAGTCCTTTCCGCATCCCTCCTTTTTGGCGGCGCGGCTTCCGCGCTGGCCGATTCCACCCCGCTGTCCTCCACGGACAAGGCATTCCTCAAGTCCGCCGTCCAGGGCGGCCTCTTTGAGATCAAGACCGGCGACTACGCCGCCGAAAACGCCAAATACGACGACGTGCAGGACCTGGGCAAGACCCTGGCTTCCGACCACGCCTCCCTTAACAAAAAGCTGATCAGCTTTGCCGAGGACCACGGCTACTCCGTGCCGGCCGACGCCTCCGCCGTGACCAAGACAAAGGTGGGCGCGCTCACCGTCCTTTCCGGCGGCGCCTTTGACGCCGCCTACCTCAAGGCCCTGAAGAGCGCCCACAAGACGGACATCAAGGCCTTCAAGGAAGAGGCCGCGAACGGCAACAACAGCGACCTGCGCAGCCTGGCGAAGGACGCCCTCCCCACCCTGAAGCACCACTACAAGGAAGTGCGCACCGTCGAGGAGAAGCTGGACAGCAAGGACTAA
- a CDS encoding glycosyltransferase family 9 protein: protein MKILIVKPSSFGDVIQSLPVATGLRRHWPDARIHWLVFTPYEPLLRGHPAIDQVVSLPPALLRPGKWLSLWKWLGALRAENYDMVLDLQGLLRSGLLTWLTRAPVRLGLATAREGSTLFYTETILEPPPPAQEKYLEFLRHLGIRPDPFAFGLQPPPLAQPGLEPRRYVVLHPYTRWQTKLWPWRYYQEVVNALPEVPFVVVGQGPWFPLEGANVTDLRDRLTLPKLMSVLSEAAAVVSPDSGPSHLAAALGVPTLALFGATDWRKTRPIGPRVAIERYPVPCSPCLKRVCPQKIPMVCMSEITPIHVVRYLSHLLGLTVRFPGPAESVQVIRN, encoded by the coding sequence GTGAAGATCCTCATCGTCAAGCCCAGCTCCTTCGGGGACGTCATCCAGTCCCTGCCGGTCGCCACCGGCCTCCGCCGCCATTGGCCGGACGCCCGGATTCATTGGCTCGTCTTCACCCCTTACGAGCCGCTTCTGCGCGGCCATCCCGCCATCGACCAGGTGGTTTCCCTTCCTCCCGCGCTCCTGCGCCCGGGAAAATGGCTTTCCCTTTGGAAGTGGCTAGGCGCGCTCCGCGCGGAGAATTACGACATGGTCCTAGATCTCCAGGGCCTCCTGCGCAGCGGCCTCCTTACCTGGCTCACCCGGGCCCCCGTCCGCCTGGGCTTGGCCACGGCGCGGGAGGGTTCCACCCTCTTTTATACGGAGACGATTCTGGAACCCCCGCCGCCCGCGCAGGAAAAATACCTCGAGTTCCTGCGCCACCTCGGCATCCGGCCCGATCCCTTCGCCTTCGGCCTTCAGCCGCCCCCGCTCGCCCAGCCGGGCCTGGAGCCGAGGCGCTACGTCGTCCTTCATCCCTACACCCGCTGGCAGACGAAGCTCTGGCCCTGGCGCTACTACCAGGAGGTCGTCAACGCCCTGCCGGAAGTTCCCTTCGTCGTCGTCGGCCAGGGGCCGTGGTTTCCCCTGGAAGGGGCCAACGTCACCGACCTGCGGGACCGGCTGACCCTGCCGAAGCTCATGTCGGTCCTGAGCGAGGCCGCCGCCGTCGTCAGCCCGGACTCCGGCCCCAGCCACCTGGCCGCCGCCCTGGGCGTACCCACCCTGGCCCTCTTCGGCGCGACCGATTGGCGCAAGACCCGCCCCATCGGTCCCCGGGTGGCCATTGAGCGGTACCCCGTTCCGTGCTCCCCGTGCCTGAAGCGGGTCTGCCCGCAAAAGATCCCCATGGTCTGCATGTCGGAGATCACGCCGATCCACGTCGTCCGCTATCTTTCCCACCTGCTCGGCTTGACTGTCCGGTTTCCGGGCCCGGCGGAATCGGTCCAAGTCATCCGCAATTAA
- a CDS encoding response regulator transcription factor yields the protein MSSSLSKKVLVVDDEADVLDVVCMNLKTAGFSVATAENGTFALAKARSEVPDLIILDLMLPGMSGLDLCRLFKKEEATAAIPIIMLTAKAEEVDRVVGLELGADDYVAKPFSPRELVLRVQSVLRRGTTGGGGAAAKSGPEERYALGPLVLDRARHEVTIEGERVDLTATEFKLLAVLLERRGRVQGRERLLNDVWGYESVIDTRTVDTHVRRLREKMGQAAEWLETVRGVGYRIVDRL from the coding sequence ATGAGTTCTTCCCTGTCCAAAAAGGTCCTCGTCGTCGACGACGAGGCCGACGTCCTCGACGTCGTCTGCATGAACCTGAAGACGGCCGGCTTTTCCGTGGCCACGGCGGAAAACGGCACCTTCGCCCTGGCCAAGGCCCGGTCCGAGGTCCCCGACCTCATCATCCTGGACCTCATGCTGCCGGGAATGAGCGGCCTGGATCTGTGCCGCCTCTTTAAGAAGGAGGAGGCGACCGCCGCCATCCCCATCATCATGCTCACCGCCAAGGCGGAGGAGGTGGACCGGGTCGTCGGCCTGGAGCTGGGCGCGGACGACTATGTGGCCAAGCCCTTTTCCCCCCGGGAGCTGGTCCTGCGTGTCCAGTCGGTCCTGCGGCGCGGGACGACCGGCGGGGGCGGCGCGGCGGCCAAAAGCGGGCCGGAGGAGCGTTACGCCCTGGGGCCCCTGGTCCTGGACCGCGCCCGGCACGAGGTGACCATCGAAGGGGAGCGGGTCGACCTGACCGCCACCGAGTTTAAGCTTTTGGCCGTCCTCCTGGAGCGGCGGGGCCGCGTGCAGGGCCGGGAACGGCTCCTGAACGACGTCTGGGGCTATGAGAGCGTCATCGACACCCGCACCGTCGACACCCACGTCCGCCGCCTGCGGGAAAAGATGGGCCAGGCCGCCGAGTGGCTGGAGACCGTCCGCGGCGTCGGCTACCGGATCGTCGACCGTCTCTAG